The following DNA comes from Anaerostipes rhamnosivorans.
TACACAGAGCCGAGGAACTTCAGCCGCCTCATGCTGATTAACCCGGAGAATATGACCAGAGCAGGACGTTATCCGGGAAAACGCAAGAAGATGTTAAAGTACTTTATAGAACTTCCTATCATCGGAACACTCACCTACAACATCCTCCACAGCAGACCTATGATCGAGAAAAAACTGGCACGGGAGTATTTCCACAGACCTAAGGATATCAAAAAGAAATATGTGGATATCTGCCACGAAGCCTGCCATAAATGTGGATCAGATACAAAATATTTATATGCAAGTCTTATCTCAGATTATTTAAACTGCAATCTGGTCCCTTCCATCAAGAACTTAAATCACAGTATTTACTTTCTTATGGGAGACCATGCACCGGATGTGGAGAATACCATTGAACAGTACCAGGTATTAAATCCATCCATAGAATATCATTTTGTCAAAGGTACAAAACTCCTTCCCCATCTTGAGAATCCAGAGGAAGTGCTGAAAACCTGCCGTATCTTTTTTTAACTGATCGGCTCTTTGGAAGGCAGCCCTGCTTTGCGCGGATAGCGCTTTGGGGTTGCCTTTTGTTTTTTGATCTTTAGGATCGTTCTATCCATATCCGTGCCTGGAAGCACAAAGGAGACCACTTCTTCCATCTTTCCGCCCAAAAGCTTCACCGCATGTTTTCCCTGGCTTAACTCCTCTTCGATCTTGCCGGATTTATAGGGGAGAAACATTCCGGATACCTTCACATACGGAAGACAATATTCAGATAGTGTACTCAGATTTGCTACCGCCCGGGATACTACCAGATCAAATTGTTCACGGTAGTCCTTCTGCCTTGCATAATCCTCTGCCCTTCCATGGATTGCCTCGATGTTCCCAAGACCCAGAGCTTCGATCACCTCTTCTAAAAACTTAACTCTTTTATTCAGAGAATCCAAGAGCACCACTTTCAGATCTGGGAATGCAATCTTTAACGGAATACCCGGAAATCCTGCTCCTGTCCCCACATCCAGAATTCTCTGGCTGGAAAATCCACAGTCTGCCTTCACCAGGGCCAGACTATCCACAAAATGTTTTAAGATCACATCATCCCGCTCTGTAATGGCAG
Coding sequences within:
- a CDS encoding alpha/beta fold hydrolase; the protein is MRFYKKLRNLATITTTATFSVCLINKLVFSLSSMKDALFSKYGNTYTWRFGNIYYTKHGTGSPILLIHDLNNCNSELEFYKLKEELSKSHTVYTMDLLGCGRSDKPRITYTSYLYVQLINDFIKNIIGTKTDIIASGKSSSLIFLACYTEPRNFSRLMLINPENMTRAGRYPGKRKKMLKYFIELPIIGTLTYNILHSRPMIEKKLAREYFHRPKDIKKKYVDICHEACHKCGSDTKYLYASLISDYLNCNLVPSIKNLNHSIYFLMGDHAPDVENTIEQYQVLNPSIEYHFVKGTKLLPHLENPEEVLKTCRIFF
- the rsmG gene encoding 16S rRNA (guanine(527)-N(7))-methyltransferase RsmG; amino-acid sequence: MVSLREKAEELGITLSDRQLAQFETYYELLHEKNKVMNLTAITERDDVILKHFVDSLALVKADCGFSSQRILDVGTGAGFPGIPLKIAFPDLKVVLLDSLNKRVKFLEEVIEALGLGNIEAIHGRAEDYARQKDYREQFDLVVSRAVANLSTLSEYCLPYVKVSGMFLPYKSGKIEEELSQGKHAVKLLGGKMEEVVSFVLPGTDMDRTILKIKKQKATPKRYPRKAGLPSKEPIS